The Apium graveolens cultivar Ventura chromosome 6, ASM990537v1, whole genome shotgun sequence genome contains a region encoding:
- the LOC141664386 gene encoding U-box domain-containing protein 33-like isoform X3 produces the protein MMELKSKKAIHVCQKAPIYCHIWFVCNGNLIYTRRGDLDETCGEALFPPPPLPSSILVHSSSLRQNSGQEWGYNELASSSPYFRKVRSAISSQDANGGTTRSSSLSSGRNSYACDNISRSDSADSISSPRSSSEVVENSTLRSISRPKRSINETELRAIPHSNEGLYNASSVSAQEEIASDKLYDELEKTMAEADNSRQKAIEESIKCRKAEKQAIEAIRRTKASESSCAEELKRKKGIEEALASGKEEIEKLKPKLDDIMKDLQLALEQKSSLEFQIRNSDEMVQELEQKIFSAVHLLQRYKKERDELLVELDNAVSLAEELRKKPVEDTSMARMTQFYTEFSLSEIKEATHNFDPSLKIGEGGYGIIYRGVLRYTQVAVKVLHSNSSQGHLEFEQEVNVLSTLRHPNLITLIGACPEAWILIYEYLPNGSLEDRLSCKENTPPLSWQTRVRIAAELCSVLVFLHSCKPQSIIHGDLKPSNVLLDANHVSKLSDFGICCLISQDELSSNNTTICCRPDYAKGTFPYIDPEYLSTGELTRKSDVYSFGIILLRLLTGRPALGIAKDVQTALDKGNLKDLLDCTAGDWPFVRAKQLAQLALSCCEMSRNKRPELISEVWRMLEPMKFSCGASSFRRGSEDHFQIPQFYMCPIFQEVMQEPVVASDGYTYETEAIKGWLESGNDTSPMTDQKLANDILIPNHALRSAIQEWLQQH, from the exons ATGATGGAGCTGAAGTCCAAGAAAGCAATACATGTTTGCCAGAAAGCGCCTATTTACTGTCACATTTGGTTTGTCTGCAATGGGAACCTCATATACACCAG GAGAGGTGACTTAGATGAAACTTGCGGCGAAGCGTTATTTCCACCACCTCCATTACCATCGAGCATTCTTGTACATTCGAGCTCTCTGAGACAGAATTCTGGTCAAGAATGGGGATATAATGAATTGGCCAGTTCATCCCCTTACTTCCGCAAAGTAAGGTCAGCAATTTCTTCCCAGGATGCCAATGGAGGGACAACTCGAAGTAGCAGCTTAAGTAGTGGAAGGAACTCATATGCCTGTGATAATATTTCAAGGAGTGATTCAGCAGATTCAATTTCTTCGCCACGTTCTTCTAGTGAAGTGGTAGAAAATTCAACTCTACGATCGATTTCAAGACCTAAGAGGAGCATAAATGAAACAGAGTTACGTGCAATACCTCATTCTAATGAGGGTCTTTATAACGCATCCTCTGTTAGTGCACAG GAAGAGATTGCAAGTGATAAACTCTATGACGAGCTTGAGAAAACCATGGCCGAGGCAGACAATTCTAGGCAAAAAGCAATTGAAGAGTCAATCAAGTGTAGGAAAGCTGAAAAACAGGCTATTGAGGCCATCCGCAGG ACTAAAGCTTCGGAAAGTTCCTGTGCTGAGGAATTGAAACGGAAAAAAGGAATAGAAGAAGCTCTAGCTAGTGGAAAAGAAGAAATTGAGAAGCTGAAGCCCAAGTTAGATGATATTATGAAAGACTTACAGCTTGCCCTTGAACAGAAGTCGTCTCTGGAGTTCCAAATCAGAAATTCTGATGAGATGGTGCAGGAGCTGGAACAAAAGATATTCTCAGCTGTTCATCTATTGCAACGCTACAAGAAGGAACGGGATGAATTGCTCGTGGAACTTGATAATGCAGTTAGTTTAGCTGAAGAACTGAGGAAAAAACCAGTAGAAGACACCTCAATGGCACGTATGACTCAGTTTTACACTGAGTTCTCCTTATCAGAAATCAAAGAAGCCACTCACAACTTTGACCCATCCTTGAAGATCGGAGAAGGAGGTTATGGAATTATATATAGAGGTGTCCTTCGTTATACTCAAGTAGCTGTAAAGGTGCTACACTCTAATAGCTCACAAGGACATTTAGAGTTTGAACAAGAG GTCAATGTTTTGAGTACATTGAGGCATCCAAACCTTATCACTCTCATAGGAGCCTGCCCAGAAGCTTGGATCCTCATATATGAGTATCTTCCTAATGGAAGCCTTGAGGATCGTCTCAGCTGCAAGGAAAACACCCCACCACTATCTTGGCAAACTAGGGTCCGTATTGCTGCAGAGCTGTGTTCTGTACTCGTTTTTCTTCATTCTTGTAAGCCCCAAAGCATTATACATGGTGATCTAAAACCTTCCAACGTACTTTTGGATGCCAACCACGTAAGCAAATTAAGTGATTTTGGAATCTGCTGCCTAATTTCTCAAGATGAGTTGTCAAGCAACAACACAACGATATGTTGCCGACCAGACTATGCAAAGGGCACTTTTCCGTACATTGACCCTGAATATCTTTCCACAGGAGAGCTTACTCGAAAGTCAGACGTCTACTCATTTGGAATAATATTGTTAAGACTATTAACCGGAAGACCAGCCTTGGGAATAGCGAAGGACGTGCAAACTGCACTTGATAAAGGAAATTTGAAAGACTTGCTGGATTGTACAGCCGGGGACTGGCCATTTGTGCGAGCTAAACAATTGGCTCAACTTGCATTGAGTTGTTGTGAGATGAGTCGTAATAAAAGACCTGAGTTGATTTCAGAAGTATGGAGAATGCTAGAACCAATGAAATTTTCTTGTGGAGCCTCATCATTCAGGCGTGGTTCAGAGGACCACTTTCAGATTCCCCAGTTCTATATGTGTCCAATCTTCCAG GAAGTCATGCAAGAGCCTGTAGTGGCATCTGATGGATATACATATGAAACTGAGGCTATAAAAGGGTGGCTAGAGAGTGGAAATGATACATCACCAATGACAGATCAAAAGCTTGCTAATGACATTCTCATTCCCAACCATGCTCTTCGTTCTGCAATTCAAGAGTGGCTGCAGCAACATTAA